One part of the Glycine max cultivar Williams 82 chromosome 14, Glycine_max_v4.0, whole genome shotgun sequence genome encodes these proteins:
- the LOC100305747 gene encoding H15 superfamily protein, whose translation MATEEVNKLQSLPPYPEMIVKALEALNEADGSSKSAISKYIETTYGELPDETVLGSHLNKMKESGELAFKQNNYMKADPNAPPKRGRGRPPKPKVPLPPGTVVSPPRPRGRPPKDPNAPPKSPKAKATPATGRPRGRPKKVARSPAVPSPTAVSTGRPRGRPPKVKPQLTEVSVES comes from the exons ATGGCTACTGAAGAGGTTAATAAACTTCAATCACTTCCTCCTTACCCTGAG ATGATAGTGAAAGCACTTGAAGCCCTGAATGAGGCTGATGGATCGAGTAAATCAGCGATATCAAAGTACATAGAAACCACCTACGGTGAGTTGCCAGATGAAACTGTTTTGGGGAGTCACctgaacaagatgaaagagagtggAGAGCTTGCGTTCAAACAGAACAATTACATGAAAGCTGATCCAAATGCCCCACCAAAGAGGGGACGTGGAAGGCCACCAAAGCCAAAGGTTCCATTGCCACCAGGCACTGTTGTGTCCCCTCCAAGGCCAAGGGGTCGTCCCCCAAAAGACCCTAATGCCCCTCCTAAGTCCCCTAAGGCTAAGGCCACCCCTGCCACTGGCAGGCCAAGAGGAAGGCCTAAGAAGGTTGCTCGCTCACCGGCCGTGCCGTCTCCCACCGCCGTCTCCACTGGAAGGCCTAGAGGCAGGCCTCCCAAAGTGAAGCCTCAGTTGACAGAAGTCAGTGTTGAGTCATAG
- the LOC100802642 gene encoding hMG-Y-related protein B, which translates to MATEEVNKPQSLPPYPEMIVKALEALNEADGSNKSAISKYIETTYGELPDETVLGSHLNKMKESGELAFKQNNYMKADPNAPPKRGRGRPPKPKVPLPPGTVVSPPRPRGRPPKDPNAPPKSPKAKATPATGRPRGRPKKVARSPAVPSPTAVSTGRPRGRPPKVKPQLTEVSVES; encoded by the exons ATGGCCACTGAAGAGGTTAACAAACCTCAATCGCTTCCTCCATACCCTGAG ATGATAGTGAAAGCACTTGAAGCCTTGAATGAGGCTGATGGATCGAATAAATCAGCGATATCAAAGTACATAGAAACCACCTACGGTGAGTTGCCAGATGAAACTGTTTTGGGGAGTCACctgaacaagatgaaagagagtggAGAGCTTGCCTTCAAACAGAACAATTACATGAAAGCTGATCCAAATGCCCCACCAAAGAGGGGACGTGGAAGGCCACCAAAGCCAAAGGTTCCATTGCCACCAGGCACTGTTGTGTCCCCTCCAAGGCCAAGGGGTCGTCCCCCAAAAGACCCTAATGCCCCTCCTAAGTCCCCTAAGGCTAAGGCCACCCCTGCCACTGGCAGGCCAAGAGGAAGGCCTAAGAAGGTTGCTCGCTCACCGGCCGTGCCGTCTCCCACCGCCGTCTCCACTGGAAGGCCTAGAGGCAGGCCTCCCAAAGTGAAGCCTCAGTTGACAGAAGTTAGTGTTGAGTCATAG
- the LOC100819174 gene encoding myosin-binding protein 2 isoform X1 translates to MATNNFATMLHRNTNKMVVILVYAVLEWLLIALLLLNSLFSYLITKFAKCVGLQPPCLWCSRVDHVLQKEHGTHLHKDLVCEAHAAEISKLGYCSNHQRLAETHSMCEDCLASRPNQHENSFGMRHRIAFISWVSSHGKHENEDDIMRRCSCCNESLSSQLYPPYLLLKPSWGNEDYTGKGSLIVEEAIDDEKEGDKDLEFEFEFERNNGEEDRDDEGVADEHQILSDIESFILREVAEDRSSSVSNLHSDEKDAEKDEKEDDLIITELDPSGDHNFVSQFTSTMQGSLYGDRSLEVINMHFENYMDCDNHRLVPVKLIDSITSLNFESYKLKEDLREMEQKTQTQTFVNESPIEAQSSILEREGLLTVDEKAEKTSVRELESLENCITLELEGLKQNSVDEVHPHRITAGEAQTSLNSDKSIEADTEEPDDTQVDPPQSQEPGCSSECTEDESSSSDDDEVQNAFDKFIAQNNLSKPQSLSNDDNSMEAAMQEPENPQANLPPSEEPACSCQCISEDESSSSSDDDAEVQNAFDEFISQNHLSQSQSLSNDDISIESDMEEPENKRDNHPPSEEPACLSNIPEDQSSTSEDDTEASNAFDEFIAQNNLCPDKTGANDTEYAKMIEKTIAVEKIDEETSHESSKCSESYEVEEEKLPETPRSVDGLHYLHKRESVADDSVDGSVASEVECGDPVLTINLLKTALKTERRALSAVYQELEEERSASAVAANQTMAMITRLQEEKAAMQMEALQYQRMMEEQSEYDQEALQLLNELMMKREKEKQELEEELEEYRQKVMEYEAKEKLRVLRRMKDGSVRSRDSSSSCSNMNYTDELSIDLNREAQDEDNVLFNHEESSHINATDDTVSNMEEMALDCVKHVSALDDTLAEFEEERASILEQLKALEEKITTLGDNEEFLDDIKLIEHSSMYGDKDLNENCNFSSLEENGYSNGFSDDKHSLMGSLAKKLLPYLDAAENETEETYTFQGQLESESSDMQNSVPILEMDSMKTCIEEEVDRVYERLQALETDKEFLQHCMGSIQNGGEKGVDLLQEILQHLRDLKAVELRLKTLGNDPL, encoded by the exons ATGGCTACCAACAACTTTGCTACCATGTTGCATAGAAACACCAACAAAATGGTTGTGATTCTAGTCTATGCAGTGCTTGAATGGCTCTTGATTGCACTCCTTCTCCTTAACTCTTTGTTCAGTTACCTCATCACAAAATTTGCCAAATGTGTTGGCCTCCAACCACCGTGTCTTTGGTGTTCAAGGGTTGATCACGTGCTGCAGAAAGAACACGGCACGCATTTGCACAAGGATCTCGTGTGTGAGGCTCATGCAGCTGAGATTTCCAAGCTTGGTTACTGCTCAAATCATCAGAGACTCGCAGAAACACACAGCATGTGTGAGGATTGTTTGGCCTCTCGGCCAAACCAGCACGAAAACTCGTTTGGAATGAGGCACAGAATCGCTTTCATCTCGTGGGTGAGTAGTCATGGCAAACATGAAAATGAAGATGACATAATGAGAAGGTGCTCTTGTTGCAATGAGAGCTTGAGCAGCCAGCTTTACCCTCCTTATTTGCTGTTGAAGCCTTCTTGGGGTAATGAGGACTACACAGGCAAAGGGTCCTTGATTGTGGAAGAGGCAATAGATGATGAAAAAGAAGGTGATAAGGACCTTGAGTTTGAGTTTGAGTTTGAGAGAAACAATGGAGAAGAAGATCGTGATGATGAAGGGGTAGCAGATGAGCATCAGATACTTTCTGATATTGAGAGTTTTATCCTCAGAGAGGTGGCGGAGGATCGTTCGAGTTCTGTTTCAAACTTGCATTCGGATGAAAAGGATGCAGAAAAAGATGAGAAGGAAGATGATCTTATCATCACTGAGCTGGATCCAAGTGGTGATCACAATTTTGTTAGTCAATTCACTTCCACTATGCAGGGTTCACTGTATGGAGATAGATCACTTGAAGTTATCAATATGCATTTTGAGAATTATATGGATTGTGATAACCATCGCTTGGTGCCCGTCAAGTTAATAGACTCTATTAcctctttgaattttgaatcatacAAATTGAAGGAGGATCTGAGGGAGATGGAGCAAAAGACTCAGACTCAGACCTTTGTTAATGAGTCACCAATTGAAGCACAATCAAGTATCTTAGAAAGGGAAGGATTACTCACAGTGGATGAGAAAGCAGAGAAAACAAGTGTGAGAGAACTTGAGAGCTTGGAAAATTGTATAACTTTGGAACTTGAAGGGTTGAAACAGAATTCAGTAGATGAGGTACATCCACACAGGATTACTGCTGGAGAAGCTCAGACTTCGCTGAATAGTGACAAAAGTATTGAAGCAGATACTGAAGAGCCAGATGATACACAAG TTGATCCGCCTCAATCACAAGAACCAGGCTGCTCTAGTGAATGCACAGAAGATGAATCTTCATCAAGTGATGATGATGAAGTCCAAAATGCCTTTGATAAATTCATTGCTCAGAataatctaagtaagcctcaaaGTTTATCTAATGATGACAACAGTATGGAAGCAGCTATGCAAGAACCAGAAAATCCACAAG CTAATCTGCCTCCATCTGAAGAACCAGCCTGCTCTTGTCAATGCATATCAGAAGatgaatcttcttcatcaagtgATGATGATGCTGAAGTTCAAAATGCCTTTGATGAATTTATTTCTCAGAATCATCTAAGTCAGTCTCAAAGTTTATCCAATGATGATATAAGTATAGAATCAGATATGGAAGAACCAGAAAATAAACGAG ATAATCATCCTCCATCTGAAGAACCCGCTTGCTTATCTAACATACCAGAAGATCAATCTTCCACAAGTGAAGATGATACTGAAGCTTCAAATGCCTTTGATGAATTCATTGCCCAGAATAATCTCT GTCCAGATAAAACGGGTGCAAATGACACCGAGTATGCTAAGATGATTGAGAAAACAATAGCAGTTGAGAAAATTGATGAAGAAACAAGCCATGAATCATCCAAGTGCTCAGAGTCATATGAAGTAGAAGAAGAGAAACTTCCTGAGACTCCTAGATCTGTAGATGGCCTGCATTACCTGCATAAAAGAGAATCAGTAGCAGATGACTCTGTGGATGGGAGTGTTGCAAGTGAGGTAGAATGTGGCGACCCGGTATTAACAATCAACCTGCTAAAAACGGCTTTAAAAACTGAAAGAAGGGCTCTAAGTGCTGTATATCAAGAACTAGAAGAAGAGAGAAGTGCATCAGCAGTAGCTGCCAACCAGACAATGGCAATGATTACAAGACTACAGGAAGAAAAGGCAGCAATGCAGATGGAAGCGTTGCAATACCAGAGGATGATGGAAGAACAATCAGAGTATGATCAGGAAGCTTTGCAGCTTTTGAATGAGTTGATGATGAAAAGGGAGAAAGAGAAGCAAGAACTTGAGGAGGAGTTGGAAGAGTATAGGCAGAAGGTAATGGAATATGAAGCAAAAGAGAAACTAAGGGTGCTGAGAAGAATGAAAGATGGAAGTGTGAGAAGTAGAGACTCCTCCTCTTCTTGCAGCAATATGAACTACACTGATGAGCTATCCATTGATCTTAACCGCGAGGCACAGGACGAAGATAATGTCTTATTCAACCATGAGGAGAGCAGCCACATTAATGCAACTGATGACACAGTTTCTAATATGGAGGAGATGGCACTAGACTGTGTAAAGCATGTGAGTGCTCTTGATGATACATTGGCAGAATTTGAGGAAGAGAGGGCTTCCATTCTAGAACAGCTCAAAGCATTAGAGGAAAAGATTACTACATTGGGAGATAATGAGGAATTCCTTGATGACATCAAATTGATTGAGCATTCATCGATGTATGGTGACAAAGACTTGAATGAGAACTGCAATTTTAGCAGTCTAGAGGAAAATGGATATTCTAATGGGTTTTCAGATGATAAACACTCTCTAATGGGTTCCTTGGCAAAGAAGCTACTGCCGTATTTAGATGCAGCTGAGAATGAGACTGAGGAAACATACACATTTCAGGGACAATTGGAATCTGAATCATCTGATATGCAAAACTCAGTTCCTATACTCGAAATGGATAGCATGAAGACATGCATTGAAGAGGAGGTTGATCGCGTTTACGAGAGGTTACAAGCTCTTGAAACAGATAAGGAGTTTCTACAACACTGCATGGGTTCCATACAGAATGGTGGAGAGAAAGGAGTGGATCTGCTTCAAGAAATCTTGCAACATCTTCGTGATCTTAAGGCTGTGGAACTTCGCCTGAAGACCTTGGGAAATGATCCACTATAG
- the LOC100819174 gene encoding myosin-binding protein 2 isoform X2 produces MATNNFATMLHRNTNKMVVILVYAVLEWLLIALLLLNSLFSYLITKFAKCVGLQPPCLWCSRVDHVLQKEHGTHLHKDLVCEAHAAEISKLGYCSNHQRLAETHSMCEDCLASRPNQHENSFGMRHRIAFISWVSSHGKHENEDDIMRRCSCCNESLSSQLYPPYLLLKPSWGNEDYTGKGSLIVEEAIDDEKEGDKDLEFEFEFERNNGEEDRDDEGVADEHQILSDIESFILREVAEDRSSSVSNLHSDEKDAEKDEKEDDLIITELDPSGDHNFVSQFTSTMQGSLYGDRSLEVINMHFENYMDCDNHRLVPVKLIDSITSLNFESYKLKEDLREMEQKTQTQTFVNESPIEAQSSILEREGLLTVDEKAEKTSVRELESLENCITLELEGLKQNSVDEVHPHRITAGEAQTSLNSDKSIEADTEEPDDTQVDPPQSQEPGCSSECTEDESSSSDDDEVQNAFDKFIAQNNLSKPQSLSNDDNSMEAAMQEPENPQANLPPSEEPACSCQCISEDESSSSSDDDAEVQNAFDEFISQNHLSQSQSLSNDDISIESDMEEPENKRDNHPPSEEPACLSNIPEDQSSTSEDDTEASNAFDEFIAQNNLYKTGANDTEYAKMIEKTIAVEKIDEETSHESSKCSESYEVEEEKLPETPRSVDGLHYLHKRESVADDSVDGSVASEVECGDPVLTINLLKTALKTERRALSAVYQELEEERSASAVAANQTMAMITRLQEEKAAMQMEALQYQRMMEEQSEYDQEALQLLNELMMKREKEKQELEEELEEYRQKVMEYEAKEKLRVLRRMKDGSVRSRDSSSSCSNMNYTDELSIDLNREAQDEDNVLFNHEESSHINATDDTVSNMEEMALDCVKHVSALDDTLAEFEEERASILEQLKALEEKITTLGDNEEFLDDIKLIEHSSMYGDKDLNENCNFSSLEENGYSNGFSDDKHSLMGSLAKKLLPYLDAAENETEETYTFQGQLESESSDMQNSVPILEMDSMKTCIEEEVDRVYERLQALETDKEFLQHCMGSIQNGGEKGVDLLQEILQHLRDLKAVELRLKTLGNDPL; encoded by the exons ATGGCTACCAACAACTTTGCTACCATGTTGCATAGAAACACCAACAAAATGGTTGTGATTCTAGTCTATGCAGTGCTTGAATGGCTCTTGATTGCACTCCTTCTCCTTAACTCTTTGTTCAGTTACCTCATCACAAAATTTGCCAAATGTGTTGGCCTCCAACCACCGTGTCTTTGGTGTTCAAGGGTTGATCACGTGCTGCAGAAAGAACACGGCACGCATTTGCACAAGGATCTCGTGTGTGAGGCTCATGCAGCTGAGATTTCCAAGCTTGGTTACTGCTCAAATCATCAGAGACTCGCAGAAACACACAGCATGTGTGAGGATTGTTTGGCCTCTCGGCCAAACCAGCACGAAAACTCGTTTGGAATGAGGCACAGAATCGCTTTCATCTCGTGGGTGAGTAGTCATGGCAAACATGAAAATGAAGATGACATAATGAGAAGGTGCTCTTGTTGCAATGAGAGCTTGAGCAGCCAGCTTTACCCTCCTTATTTGCTGTTGAAGCCTTCTTGGGGTAATGAGGACTACACAGGCAAAGGGTCCTTGATTGTGGAAGAGGCAATAGATGATGAAAAAGAAGGTGATAAGGACCTTGAGTTTGAGTTTGAGTTTGAGAGAAACAATGGAGAAGAAGATCGTGATGATGAAGGGGTAGCAGATGAGCATCAGATACTTTCTGATATTGAGAGTTTTATCCTCAGAGAGGTGGCGGAGGATCGTTCGAGTTCTGTTTCAAACTTGCATTCGGATGAAAAGGATGCAGAAAAAGATGAGAAGGAAGATGATCTTATCATCACTGAGCTGGATCCAAGTGGTGATCACAATTTTGTTAGTCAATTCACTTCCACTATGCAGGGTTCACTGTATGGAGATAGATCACTTGAAGTTATCAATATGCATTTTGAGAATTATATGGATTGTGATAACCATCGCTTGGTGCCCGTCAAGTTAATAGACTCTATTAcctctttgaattttgaatcatacAAATTGAAGGAGGATCTGAGGGAGATGGAGCAAAAGACTCAGACTCAGACCTTTGTTAATGAGTCACCAATTGAAGCACAATCAAGTATCTTAGAAAGGGAAGGATTACTCACAGTGGATGAGAAAGCAGAGAAAACAAGTGTGAGAGAACTTGAGAGCTTGGAAAATTGTATAACTTTGGAACTTGAAGGGTTGAAACAGAATTCAGTAGATGAGGTACATCCACACAGGATTACTGCTGGAGAAGCTCAGACTTCGCTGAATAGTGACAAAAGTATTGAAGCAGATACTGAAGAGCCAGATGATACACAAG TTGATCCGCCTCAATCACAAGAACCAGGCTGCTCTAGTGAATGCACAGAAGATGAATCTTCATCAAGTGATGATGATGAAGTCCAAAATGCCTTTGATAAATTCATTGCTCAGAataatctaagtaagcctcaaaGTTTATCTAATGATGACAACAGTATGGAAGCAGCTATGCAAGAACCAGAAAATCCACAAG CTAATCTGCCTCCATCTGAAGAACCAGCCTGCTCTTGTCAATGCATATCAGAAGatgaatcttcttcatcaagtgATGATGATGCTGAAGTTCAAAATGCCTTTGATGAATTTATTTCTCAGAATCATCTAAGTCAGTCTCAAAGTTTATCCAATGATGATATAAGTATAGAATCAGATATGGAAGAACCAGAAAATAAACGAG ATAATCATCCTCCATCTGAAGAACCCGCTTGCTTATCTAACATACCAGAAGATCAATCTTCCACAAGTGAAGATGATACTGAAGCTTCAAATGCCTTTGATGAATTCATTGCCCAGAATAATCTCT ATAAAACGGGTGCAAATGACACCGAGTATGCTAAGATGATTGAGAAAACAATAGCAGTTGAGAAAATTGATGAAGAAACAAGCCATGAATCATCCAAGTGCTCAGAGTCATATGAAGTAGAAGAAGAGAAACTTCCTGAGACTCCTAGATCTGTAGATGGCCTGCATTACCTGCATAAAAGAGAATCAGTAGCAGATGACTCTGTGGATGGGAGTGTTGCAAGTGAGGTAGAATGTGGCGACCCGGTATTAACAATCAACCTGCTAAAAACGGCTTTAAAAACTGAAAGAAGGGCTCTAAGTGCTGTATATCAAGAACTAGAAGAAGAGAGAAGTGCATCAGCAGTAGCTGCCAACCAGACAATGGCAATGATTACAAGACTACAGGAAGAAAAGGCAGCAATGCAGATGGAAGCGTTGCAATACCAGAGGATGATGGAAGAACAATCAGAGTATGATCAGGAAGCTTTGCAGCTTTTGAATGAGTTGATGATGAAAAGGGAGAAAGAGAAGCAAGAACTTGAGGAGGAGTTGGAAGAGTATAGGCAGAAGGTAATGGAATATGAAGCAAAAGAGAAACTAAGGGTGCTGAGAAGAATGAAAGATGGAAGTGTGAGAAGTAGAGACTCCTCCTCTTCTTGCAGCAATATGAACTACACTGATGAGCTATCCATTGATCTTAACCGCGAGGCACAGGACGAAGATAATGTCTTATTCAACCATGAGGAGAGCAGCCACATTAATGCAACTGATGACACAGTTTCTAATATGGAGGAGATGGCACTAGACTGTGTAAAGCATGTGAGTGCTCTTGATGATACATTGGCAGAATTTGAGGAAGAGAGGGCTTCCATTCTAGAACAGCTCAAAGCATTAGAGGAAAAGATTACTACATTGGGAGATAATGAGGAATTCCTTGATGACATCAAATTGATTGAGCATTCATCGATGTATGGTGACAAAGACTTGAATGAGAACTGCAATTTTAGCAGTCTAGAGGAAAATGGATATTCTAATGGGTTTTCAGATGATAAACACTCTCTAATGGGTTCCTTGGCAAAGAAGCTACTGCCGTATTTAGATGCAGCTGAGAATGAGACTGAGGAAACATACACATTTCAGGGACAATTGGAATCTGAATCATCTGATATGCAAAACTCAGTTCCTATACTCGAAATGGATAGCATGAAGACATGCATTGAAGAGGAGGTTGATCGCGTTTACGAGAGGTTACAAGCTCTTGAAACAGATAAGGAGTTTCTACAACACTGCATGGGTTCCATACAGAATGGTGGAGAGAAAGGAGTGGATCTGCTTCAAGAAATCTTGCAACATCTTCGTGATCTTAAGGCTGTGGAACTTCGCCTGAAGACCTTGGGAAATGATCCACTATAG
- the LOC100803696 gene encoding Senescence-associated protein AAF, chlorolplastic-like has product MALAANKVSSSPIVTKRTALCRSHEKHYFSSSTRINRIQLSRHRLEHGHLNYRCLHTQRSTLFNDWFWFFNGKPVGLISKKSSISCKSTGANNTEEKESITTYDDRAHTKDEKNDHTLVVHGLADACRFVCNDAKFLSRGIMRLDARARQDVAFLGTEFLKLDARAREDTEKIDRDVKEKASRLSHIATILKDKAQSRLKNAADEHWSDGALEADLRLADLRAKQRAMEDPLMALELIKNIHNRMVSKMYNFPLRRDKGSLSENNVRGRIMLEKNGKTTNSFPGDVTTERIAALQEAYWSMASALSEADGIDYTDPEELELLVRTLIDLDAMDGKQSVSLLAECSSSPDVSTRRALANALAAAPSMWTLGNAGMGALQRLAEDSNPAIAAAASKAIYELKKQWEIEEGDSWRFMMDENTMEEKGSIESDNEDTK; this is encoded by the exons ATGGCACTCGCTGCAAACAAAGTTTCTAGCAGTCCTATTGTGACTAAAAGAACAGCTCTTTGCAGATCACATGAAAAACACTATTTTTCCTCGTCAACAAGGATCAATAGAATACAGTTGTCAAGACATAGACTGGAACATGGACATCTGAACTATAGATGTCTCCACACACAGAGATCAACCTTATTCAATGACTGGTTTTGGTTCTTTAACGGAAAACCTGTTGGTTTGATCTCCAAGAAATCTTCTATCTCATGTAAATCAACAGGAGCAAATAATACTGAAGAGAAAGAAAGTATTACAACTTATGATGATAG GGCACATACCAAAGATGAGAAAAATGATCACACTCTTGTTGTTCATGGCTTGGCTGATGCTTGTAGATTCGTTTGTAATGATGCAAAGTTTCTCTCACG TGGCATAATGAGGTTGGATGCTCGTGCACGTCAAGATGTTGCTTTTCTTGGGACTGAATTTCTCAAACTTGATG CTCGGGCAAGAGAGGATACTGAGAAAATTGACCGTGATGTCAAGGAAAAAGCTAGCCGACTTAGTCATATTGCTACT ATATTGAAGGATAAAGCTCAGTCCAGATTAAAAAATGCTGCTGATGAGCATTGGAGTGATGGGGCCTTAGAG GCTGATTTACGTCTTGCTGACTTACGTGCTAAGCAACGTGCGATGGAAGATCCCCTTATGGCCTTGGAG CTTATCAAAAACATCCACAACAGGATGGTGAGCAAGATGTATAACTT TCCACTTCGCAGAGATAAAGGATCCCTTTCAGAAAATAATGTAAGAGGTCGAATAATGCTTGAAAAGAATGGAAAAACCACAAATTCCTTTCCTGGGGATGTGACCACAGAAAGGATTGCTGCTCTTCag GAAGCATACTGGAGTATGGCATCAGCACTTTCTGAGGCAGATggaatcgattacactgatccTGAAGAG CTTGAGTTGTTGGTCAGAACTCTTATAGATCTGGATGCAATGGATGGTAAACAAAGTGTTTCTTTGTTGGCAGAGTGTTCTAGTTCCCCTGATGTCAGCACTAG ACGGGCTTTAGCGAATGCATTGGCAGCAGCACCATCCATGTGGACTCTTGGAAATGCAGGGATGGGGGCATTACAG AGACTGGCAGAAGATAGCAACCCAGCCATTGCTGCCGCAGCATCCAAAGCTATTTATGAACTGAAAAAACAATGGGAAATAGAGGAAGGCGATAGCTGGAGGTTCATGATGGATGAAAACACcatggaagaaaaaggaagCATAGAATCTGATAATGAAGATACCAAAtga
- the LOC100804223 gene encoding protein NUCLEOLAR COMPLEX ASSOCIATED 4: MDPPRKKKKGRYGVAELKTLGNQLLSSASHINNLPLLLSFVSPSSPPHHVLESLLSLHSFFLPLLPKLPSSSSAAAAAPSSGDDQSEFIYLSWLRSKFDEFLKSLLDVLASPQGDETLKELVLDTLMEFVKVSNGGAFHSSLYHKLLCSIVYSTSPPTFLVDLLASKYFKYIDVRYFTFISLKKLASTLEGKDVSDDKIANADGSSESQMSSNMECVIHNMYYTISHVPPHQGSDNTSELEMWSSSESDHKQLYGDKGADDKPQKFQKPNKNVLSAAKIAKKMKLKFTKAWIAYLRLPLPIDVYKEVLVNLHQAVIPHLSNPIMLCDFLTRSYDVGGVVSVMALSSLFVLMTQYGLEYPNFYEKLYALLVPSIFMAKHRARFFQLLDSCLKSPLLPAYLAASFAKKLSRLLLSVPPSGALVITALIHNILRRHPSINCLVHREDGVDEGKGDHRTDEGMATNSDNAKTVAMPSQKSGIDHFNSSETDPKKSGAMRSSLWEIDTILHHYCPPASRFALSLGNDLTVRAKTTEVNVGDFSAGSYATILGAEISRRVKQVPLAFFKATPSSLFSETDFAGWTFKCEETPKMINDNNDSTKDLS, from the exons ATGGATCCtccaaggaagaagaaaaaaggacgATACGGCGTCGCAGAGCTGAAAACCCTAGGGAACCAGCTTCTCTCTTCCGCCTCGCACATCAACAATCTGCCTCTTCTCCTCTCCTTCGTTTCCCCTTCTTCCCCTCCTCACCACGTCCTCGAATCCCTCCTCTCGCTCCACTCCTTCTTCCTCCCTCTCCTCCCCAAGCTCCCTTCCTCCTcctccgccgccgccgccgctcCCTCCTCCGGCGACGACCAATCCGAGTTCATCTACCTCTCCTGGCTCCGTTCCAAGTTCGACGAGTTCCTCAAGTCCCTCCTCGACGTCCTCGCTTCGCCGCAGGGAGATGAGACGCTCAAGGAACTCGTGCTGGACACGCTCATGGAGTTCGTAAAGGTCTCCAATGGCGGCGCCTTCCACTCTTCTCTGTACCACAAGCTTCTTTGTAGTATT GTTTACTCTACTAGTCCCCCTACTTTTTTGGTGGATTTACTGGCGTCGAAGTATTTCAAGTATATCGATGTCCG GTATTTTACGTTTATAAGTCTAAAAAAGCTCGCTAGTACTTTGGAGGGAAAAGATGTCTCAG ATGATAAAATTGCAAATGCTGATGGTTCCAGTGAAAGTCAAATGAGCTCAAA TATGGAATGTGTCATCCACAACATGTATTACACTATATCACATGTTCCCCCACATCAAGGCTCGGATAATACATCTGAATTGGAAATGTGGAGCAGCTCAG AAAGTGACCATAAGCAGCTTTATGGAGATAAGGGTGCTGATGATAAGCCACAGAAGTTCCAGAAGCCTAACAAAAAT GTATTGTCAGCAGCCAAAATTGCCAAAAAGATGAAGctaaaatttacaaaagcatGGATTGCGTATCTTAGATTGCCTCTTCCAATTGATGTTTACAAAGAG GTTCTTGTTAATCTTCACCAAGCAGTTATTCCTCATCTTTCTAATCCCATCATGTTATG TGATTTCTTAACAAGATCATATGATGTTGGTGGTGTGGTCAGTGTGATGGCTCTTAGCAGCCTTTTTGTCCTAATGACCCAGTATGGATTGGAATACCCAAATTTCTATGAAAAACTATATGCCCTCTTAGTTCCATCTATCTTCATGGCAAAACATCGAGCAAGGTTTTTCCAG CTTCTTGATTCTTGCCTCAAGTCACCTCTTCTTCCGGCTTACCTGGCTGCTTCCTTTGCGAAGAAATTGAGTAGGTTGTTGCTTTCAGTTCCTCCTTCAGGGGCATTAGTTATTACGGCTCTGATACACAATATTTTGCGTAGACATCCTTCGATCAACTGTTTGGTGCACCGG GAAGATGGTGTTGATGAAGGGAAAGGGGATCATAGAACAGATGAAGGAATGGCTACTAACTCGGATAATGCGAAGACTGTTGCCATGCCCAGCCAGAAATCAGGCATTGACCATTTTAACAGTAGTGAAACTGATCCTAAGAAGTCAGGTGCTATGA GGAGTTCTCTTTGGGAAATTGATACTATTCTTCACCACTACTGTCCTCCTGCCTCACG GTTTGCTTTGTCTCTTGGGAATGATTTGACAGTCAGGGCAAAAACAACTGAAGTTAATGTTGGTGATTTTAGTGCTGGTTCATATGCAACAATCCTTGGAGCAGAG ATATCACGGAGGGTAAAGCAGGTTCCCCTAGCATTCTTCAAAGCAACTCCTTCCTCTTTATTTTCAGAGACTGATTTTGCTGGTTGGACTTTCAAATGTGAAGAAACCCCCAAAATGATCAATGACAACAATGACAGCACTAAGGATTTATCGTAA